In one Roseburia intestinalis L1-82 genomic region, the following are encoded:
- a CDS encoding glycosyltransferase family 4 protein gives MEKYRILQIHNFYQIPGGEDVVVRNEKKLLEEHGHEVFTYYRSNKELNEGNKLKKLFIPFTAVYSLKTCREVKKIIRENKIDIVHVHNTLMMVSPSVFYAAFQCKVPVVQTLHNFRMLCPAGSFFRNNVICEECVNGGLKCAIRHKCYRGSKIQTMVSSAILWIHRFLGTYYRVNFICLTEFNKNKLLSSLDPGKKIVDPKRVYIKPNFTFADGIVPVKKQPEEEYYLFAGRVEALKGIDIAVKAFEKLPDKILYVAGTGPMMDEMQAYVSTHNMKNVRFLGYLQKEEMTEKFYNAKAVIMTSQCYEAFAMTIAEAYSYGVPVIAGRVGNMDGMVQEGVTGVKFEYNSIEDLARKVCEFEQMDLNRLKENAREFYQHRLRPEDNYQKLISIYHSISEEKEQ, from the coding sequence ATGGAAAAATATCGAATTCTTCAAATTCATAATTTTTATCAGATCCCGGGCGGGGAAGACGTCGTGGTGCGCAATGAGAAAAAGCTGTTAGAGGAGCATGGACATGAAGTCTTTACTTACTATCGCAGTAACAAAGAACTGAACGAGGGGAATAAATTAAAAAAACTTTTTATTCCTTTTACGGCAGTCTATTCGTTAAAAACCTGCAGGGAAGTAAAAAAGATTATCCGTGAAAATAAAATCGATATCGTGCATGTGCACAATACCCTGATGATGGTGAGTCCATCTGTATTTTATGCGGCATTTCAGTGTAAGGTGCCGGTGGTCCAGACACTTCATAATTTCCGCATGCTCTGTCCGGCCGGATCATTTTTCCGCAACAATGTGATCTGTGAGGAATGTGTGAATGGCGGATTAAAATGTGCAATCCGGCACAAATGTTACCGCGGAAGTAAAATACAGACGATGGTAAGCTCTGCAATCCTCTGGATTCACCGTTTTCTTGGAACCTACTATCGTGTGAATTTTATCTGTCTGACGGAATTTAACAAAAATAAACTGTTAAGCTCCTTAGATCCGGGCAAAAAGATCGTGGATCCGAAACGTGTTTACATCAAACCAAACTTTACCTTTGCAGATGGAATCGTCCCGGTTAAAAAACAGCCTGAGGAAGAATATTATCTGTTCGCTGGAAGAGTGGAGGCATTAAAGGGAATTGACATTGCAGTAAAAGCTTTTGAAAAATTGCCGGATAAGATTCTTTATGTTGCGGGAACAGGACCGATGATGGATGAGATGCAGGCATACGTCAGCACCCATAATATGAAAAATGTCCGCTTTTTGGGTTACCTGCAGAAAGAGGAGATGACCGAGAAATTTTATAATGCAAAGGCAGTCATCATGACTTCCCAGTGTTATGAGGCGTTTGCCATGACGATCGCGGAGGCATATTCCTATGGCGTACCGGTGATCGCAGGACGTGTCGGCAATATGGATGGTATGGTGCAGGAAGGTGTGACGGGTGTAAAATTTGAGTATAACTCTATTGAGGATCTTGCCAGAAAAGTCTGTGAGTTTGAACAGATGGATCTAAACAGATTAAAGGAAAATGCGAGAGAATTTTATCAGCACCGGTTAAGACCGGAAGATAACTATCAGAAACTCATCAGTATCTACCACAGCATTTCAGAGGAAAAAGAACAATGA